A region of Polyangiaceae bacterium DNA encodes the following proteins:
- a CDS encoding alpha/beta fold hydrolase: protein MKIERHWPKSSGWVLDVRRYCAEGGPARGRRPVLLVPGYCMNTTPLGFHPNGPSLIEFLVQRGFEVWTSNLRGQGESRSEGGPRDVGFRVLALEDLATAIAHVRSHTETRAERVDVVGCSLGGTYVFAYLAHHPETHGIGSVVGIGAPLRWRDAHPLLRLAFSSPAVVRRLRVSGTRSVVGLVLPLVAARAPGLLSIYMNTSIVDLSRADELVKTVEDPIPKLNAEISRWFKSGDLMVDGVNVTEALRGIDRPLLCVVANRDGIVPPAAARSALEVIGSEHKTELGVGDDETWFAHADLFISRLAQERVFAPLSDWLLARA from the coding sequence ATGAAAATCGAGCGACACTGGCCCAAGAGCAGCGGGTGGGTACTGGACGTGCGCCGCTACTGTGCGGAGGGCGGCCCGGCACGGGGGCGGCGTCCGGTGCTGCTGGTCCCCGGCTACTGCATGAACACGACTCCGCTCGGCTTCCACCCGAACGGGCCCTCGTTGATCGAGTTCCTGGTGCAGCGCGGCTTCGAGGTCTGGACGAGCAACCTGCGCGGTCAGGGCGAGTCACGCTCCGAGGGTGGGCCGCGGGATGTCGGCTTCCGCGTGCTCGCACTCGAGGACCTGGCGACCGCCATCGCCCACGTACGCTCCCACACCGAGACGCGCGCCGAGCGCGTGGACGTCGTCGGTTGCAGCCTGGGCGGCACCTACGTGTTCGCCTACCTCGCCCACCACCCCGAGACCCATGGCATCGGCTCGGTGGTCGGCATCGGCGCGCCGCTGCGCTGGCGAGACGCGCACCCGCTCCTGCGCCTGGCCTTCTCTTCCCCCGCGGTCGTTCGCCGCCTGCGCGTGTCGGGCACGCGCAGCGTGGTAGGCCTCGTCCTGCCGCTGGTCGCCGCCCGGGCTCCGGGTCTGCTCTCGATCTACATGAACACGTCGATCGTCGATCTGTCCCGGGCCGACGAGCTGGTCAAGACCGTCGAAGACCCGATCCCCAAGCTGAACGCGGAGATCTCCCGCTGGTTCAAGTCCGGCGATCTGATGGTGGACGGCGTCAACGTCACCGAAGCGCTGCGGGGCATCGACCGCCCGCTCTTGTGCGTGGTCGCGAACCGCGACGGCATCGTCCCACCGGCGGCCGCGCGGAGCGCCCTCGAGGTCATCGGCTCCGAGCACAAGACCGAGCTCGGCGTGGGCGACGACGAGACCTGGTTCGCCCACGCCGATCTGTTCATCAGCCGCCTGGCGCAGGAACGCGTGTTCGCGCCGCTCTCGGACTGGCTGCTGGCGCGGGCCTGA
- a CDS encoding protein kinase gives MSADDADPRPDETATLVRGTDTELDKGTLPRGGTPAPETKSGPRQAQLARLAARLFDERYAVEKRLGSGGMGEVFACRDRRIGRTVAVKQLRPEHGPREELVLRFEQEAKIQGRLEHPGVVPVYDVGLKEDGSLYFTMKRVYGLTLEEIVAALGRRDPHVEKRYSRRRLLTAFASVCQALAYAHSRGVIHRDLKPGNVILGEFGEVNVLDWGVAKAVEAEDEEAPASQAPFVPPITPADLDRDLVPSTVVGAMVGTPGYMSPEQVRGENDQLDARSDVYALGAILFEILALEPLHARRTLNDLVNATVTGSSDPRPSRRRPDFDIPPELDELCERATALDPSQRYHSARELSDALERFLDGDRDVERRRQLAHEHVVSAERILAGEGPAGEVEQRVNALRELNAALALDPTHAAALAMLARIVTRVPDVLPPAAEEELALERAKVRRRAARMAWLAILAAWAFSPLALWMQPRDYRLGLPFFVLAVATMVAVWRTARTGRASRAHTLLTSALAIGGASATSVVFGPLIVSSTLVLACAVVLIVNSRADRVLRMAIVGLALAGISVPMLLQLAGWLPASYSFEGDKMVVNPWAAPFHPMPALTFMWVTTGVIVLLATAVLGRTVDALATAERRQFAQGWLLRQIFPERARKTDAPPPKWAA, from the coding sequence GTGAGCGCGGACGACGCGGACCCCCGCCCGGACGAGACCGCGACGCTCGTACGCGGCACGGACACCGAGCTCGACAAGGGCACGCTCCCGCGCGGCGGCACGCCCGCCCCGGAGACCAAGTCGGGTCCCCGGCAAGCGCAGCTGGCGCGGCTCGCGGCGCGCTTGTTCGACGAGCGCTACGCCGTCGAGAAGCGCCTCGGCAGCGGCGGCATGGGCGAGGTCTTCGCGTGCCGCGATCGTCGCATCGGCAGGACGGTGGCGGTCAAGCAGCTCCGCCCCGAGCACGGGCCGAGAGAGGAGCTGGTGCTGCGCTTCGAGCAGGAGGCGAAGATCCAGGGTCGCCTCGAGCACCCCGGGGTCGTTCCCGTGTACGACGTCGGGCTCAAAGAGGACGGCTCGCTCTACTTCACGATGAAGCGCGTCTACGGCCTGACGCTCGAGGAGATCGTCGCGGCCCTCGGACGGCGCGATCCTCACGTCGAGAAGCGCTACTCCAGGCGCAGGCTGCTGACGGCCTTCGCGTCCGTGTGTCAGGCCCTGGCCTACGCCCACAGCCGCGGCGTCATCCATCGCGATCTGAAGCCGGGCAACGTGATCCTGGGCGAGTTCGGCGAGGTCAACGTGCTCGATTGGGGGGTGGCCAAGGCCGTCGAGGCCGAAGACGAAGAAGCCCCGGCGAGCCAGGCGCCCTTCGTGCCCCCGATCACTCCGGCCGATCTCGACCGCGACTTGGTGCCGAGCACCGTGGTGGGCGCCATGGTCGGCACCCCGGGCTACATGTCACCGGAGCAAGTGCGTGGGGAGAACGACCAGCTCGACGCGCGCTCGGACGTGTACGCGCTCGGCGCCATTCTGTTCGAGATCTTGGCGCTCGAGCCGCTCCACGCGCGCCGGACCTTGAACGACCTCGTCAACGCCACGGTCACCGGCAGCTCCGACCCGCGCCCCAGCCGGCGCCGCCCCGACTTCGACATCCCTCCCGAGCTCGACGAGCTGTGCGAGCGCGCGACAGCCCTCGACCCGAGCCAGCGCTATCACAGCGCCCGTGAGCTCTCGGATGCGCTCGAGCGTTTCCTCGACGGCGACCGCGACGTGGAGCGGCGGCGTCAGCTCGCCCACGAGCACGTGGTCTCGGCGGAGCGCATCCTCGCGGGGGAGGGCCCCGCGGGCGAGGTCGAGCAGCGGGTGAACGCGCTGCGAGAGCTCAACGCCGCGCTGGCGCTCGACCCAACCCACGCGGCGGCCCTGGCGATGCTCGCGCGCATCGTCACCCGCGTGCCCGACGTGCTGCCCCCCGCGGCCGAGGAGGAGCTGGCGCTCGAGCGCGCGAAGGTGCGCCGCCGCGCCGCACGCATGGCCTGGCTCGCCATCCTGGCAGCCTGGGCCTTCTCGCCGCTGGCGCTCTGGATGCAGCCGCGAGACTACCGCCTGGGGCTGCCGTTCTTCGTCCTCGCCGTCGCCACCATGGTGGCGGTGTGGCGCACCGCTCGCACCGGACGCGCTTCGCGGGCGCACACGCTCCTGACCAGCGCGCTGGCCATCGGCGGGGCGTCCGCCACGTCGGTGGTGTTCGGGCCCCTGATCGTCAGCTCGACGCTGGTCTTGGCCTGCGCGGTGGTGTTGATCGTCAACTCGCGGGCGGACCGCGTGCTGCGCATGGCCATCGTCGGGCTCGCTCTCGCGGGCATCAGCGTGCCGATGTTGCTCCAGCTCGCGGGTTGGCTGCCGGCGTCCTACAGCTTCGAGGGGGACAAGATGGTGGTCAATCCCTGGGCGGCCCCCTTTCACCCCATGCCCGCGCTGACGTTCATGTGGGTCACGACGGGCGTGATCGTTCTCTTGGCAACCGCCGTGCTCGGGCGCACCGTGGACGCTCTGGCCACGGCGGAGCGCCGACAATTCGCCCAAGGCTGGCTATTGCGTCAGATCTTCCCCGAGCGGGCCCGCAAGACGGACGCTCCACCCCCGAAATGGGCAGCATGA
- a CDS encoding alkaline phosphatase family protein, whose protein sequence is MKVAPAKLACAVFLTAVIGCSSSDEGSEPTVVRPDDSVAAAARESCQFQVGALAQDTLGKSEPIGKQIPIDHIFVLMMENRSFDHYFSKLPEYGVTDVTVADESFTNLDQNGKPVSWFHETKYCVEDPSHGWKGTHRQWNGGKNDGFVIDNEPDGRRAMGYFDASDLPFYYALAKEFAIGDRNHSSLLGPTWPNRMYLYSGTSHGLTQNTLPTGVTIANVFAALVEKQVEWKVYRSNLPPAAMFIKTWLESIKGCGDPEAGPCRLAEFEDLFGDLETGNLPPVTFIDPEYSTGIDETSEHPPGNPHHGQNFVWRVVDALTKSPIWKRSALFITYDEHGGFADHVPPPPACHPGDDDPADQSDGTFDRLGFRVPLFVISPFAKKGYVSHVVRDHTAVLRFIQARHGIGAFTRRDANSDALMDLFDFDGAPHATPPAFPQPVIDPAKVAECKADFPGGG, encoded by the coding sequence ATGAAAGTCGCTCCTGCCAAGCTCGCGTGCGCCGTGTTCTTGACGGCGGTCATCGGCTGCTCGTCTTCCGACGAGGGCTCCGAGCCGACCGTGGTGCGCCCCGACGACTCGGTGGCCGCGGCGGCGCGCGAGAGCTGCCAGTTCCAGGTCGGCGCGTTGGCGCAGGACACGCTGGGCAAGTCGGAGCCCATCGGCAAGCAGATCCCAATCGATCACATCTTCGTGCTGATGATGGAGAACCGCTCCTTCGACCACTACTTCTCCAAGCTCCCCGAGTACGGCGTCACCGACGTGACGGTCGCCGACGAGTCGTTCACGAACCTCGACCAGAACGGCAAGCCCGTGAGCTGGTTCCACGAGACGAAGTACTGCGTGGAAGATCCTTCGCACGGCTGGAAGGGCACCCACCGCCAGTGGAACGGCGGCAAGAACGACGGGTTCGTGATCGACAACGAGCCCGACGGCCGGCGGGCGATGGGCTACTTCGACGCCTCCGACCTGCCTTTCTACTACGCGCTCGCCAAGGAGTTCGCCATCGGCGACCGGAACCACTCGTCGCTGCTCGGCCCCACCTGGCCGAACCGCATGTACCTCTACAGCGGGACCAGCCACGGGTTGACCCAGAACACCCTTCCGACCGGCGTGACCATCGCGAACGTGTTCGCCGCGCTCGTGGAGAAGCAGGTCGAGTGGAAGGTGTACCGCAGCAATCTGCCGCCCGCGGCCATGTTCATCAAGACCTGGCTCGAGAGCATCAAGGGCTGCGGCGATCCGGAAGCGGGACCCTGTCGCCTGGCCGAGTTCGAGGACCTGTTCGGCGATCTCGAGACGGGCAACCTGCCCCCCGTCACCTTCATCGACCCGGAGTATTCGACCGGCATCGACGAGACCAGCGAGCACCCGCCGGGCAACCCGCACCACGGCCAGAACTTCGTCTGGCGCGTCGTGGACGCGCTGACCAAGAGCCCGATCTGGAAGCGCAGCGCGCTCTTCATCACCTACGACGAGCACGGCGGCTTCGCCGATCACGTCCCGCCGCCGCCCGCTTGCCACCCGGGGGACGACGACCCGGCGGATCAGAGCGACGGCACCTTCGACCGCCTGGGCTTCCGCGTCCCGCTGTTCGTGATCTCCCCGTTCGCGAAGAAGGGCTACGTCTCCCACGTGGTCCGCGACCACACGGCGGTGCTGCGCTTCATCCAGGCCCGGCACGGCATCGGCGCGTTCACCCGGCGGGACGCAAACTCCGACGCGCTGATGGACCTGTTCGACTTCGACGGCGCCCCCCACGCCACGCCGCCCGCCTTCCCCCAGCCGGTGATCGACCCGGCGAAGGTGGCCGAGTGCAAGGCGGATTTCCCGGGCGGCGGCTAG